One genomic window of Malaciobacter molluscorum LMG 25693 includes the following:
- a CDS encoding sensor histidine kinase translates to MDLNNTKSYVENIQSYIKYYKDNTKINTIDDVINRDFDDKKHINITNFSKNVYWLKLDIKNNEKRKNILYIDNFLIDQVDLFFIKNNKVIKSYKTGAKYKNNTKAFMKYSKFAFPLNIKDNFSIYLRIESSFFSLPSIKILSNKLFIKKQNYNNMFNTAFYFSLILMFFYNLCIFIVSRIRIYKFYLGYILGIFGFLFFYDGYLNTLFLKNYPMISEILFYLFFVLIFISVTKFSTLLFQSRRKTFFLHNILIKTSFIVIPSFALIGIILSFINEDLIYLSQKYLLFCAIFVLILIISISVKFYKRKKELIPQIYSFIWIIFMAISLFFALNVMFGIIDTNIMTKILKFNILLEIIAMSLFIAYRLKDSKEKNLRLKIENKEQELFILRQTRLASFGEVINSIAHEWKQPLHRINMLSLDLETTYNKNGLTKEYLYNQLNEIEMQTKYMNDTVNQFMDYFSPQKIKEEFNLIDCVNESINLLSIKFSKNLINYKIDCADENIKTVGYKKEYIQCIIILINNAIDAILNQEVSNKYIYFKIDIYEDRPRLSIIDNAGGIKVEPIDKIFEPNVSTKASNTNSGVGLFIAKKIIEDNMNKKLTCENYGDGAKFCIIG, encoded by the coding sequence TTGGATTTAAATAATACAAAATCATATGTTGAAAATATACAAAGTTATATAAAATATTATAAAGATAATACAAAAATTAATACTATAGATGATGTAATAAATAGAGATTTTGATGATAAAAAACATATTAATATTACAAATTTTAGTAAAAATGTATATTGGTTAAAATTAGATATAAAAAATAATGAAAAAAGAAAAAATATTTTATACATAGATAATTTTCTCATTGATCAGGTTGATTTATTTTTTATAAAAAACAATAAAGTAATAAAATCTTATAAAACAGGTGCAAAATATAAAAATAATACGAAGGCATTTATGAAATATAGTAAATTTGCTTTTCCTTTAAATATTAAAGATAATTTTTCTATTTATTTGAGAATTGAGTCTTCTTTTTTTTCTTTGCCTTCTATAAAAATATTAAGTAATAAATTGTTTATAAAAAAACAAAATTATAATAATATGTTCAATACTGCTTTTTATTTCTCTTTAATTTTGATGTTTTTTTATAATTTATGTATTTTTATTGTTTCTAGAATAAGAATATACAAATTTTATTTGGGTTATATATTGGGCATATTCGGATTTTTATTTTTTTATGATGGATATTTAAATACACTATTTTTAAAAAATTATCCAATGATTTCAGAAATCTTGTTCTATTTATTTTTTGTACTTATTTTTATTTCAGTTACAAAATTCTCAACATTACTTTTTCAAAGTAGAAGAAAGACATTTTTTCTACATAATATTTTGATAAAAACTTCTTTTATTGTTATACCATCATTTGCACTAATTGGAATAATATTGAGTTTTATAAATGAAGATTTGATATATTTATCTCAAAAATATTTACTTTTTTGTGCAATATTTGTATTAATATTAATTATTAGCATTTCTGTAAAATTTTATAAAAGAAAAAAAGAACTAATTCCTCAAATATATTCTTTTATATGGATAATATTTATGGCTATTAGTCTATTTTTTGCACTAAATGTAATGTTTGGAATTATTGATACAAATATAATGACAAAAATTCTCAAATTTAATATTCTTTTAGAAATTATTGCAATGTCTTTATTTATTGCTTATAGATTAAAAGATAGTAAAGAAAAAAATTTAAGATTAAAAATCGAAAATAAAGAGCAAGAACTTTTTATTTTAAGACAAACAAGGCTTGCTTCTTTTGGTGAAGTTATTAATTCAATTGCACATGAGTGGAAACAACCATTACATAGAATAAATATGTTATCTTTAGATTTAGAAACAACTTATAATAAAAATGGATTAACAAAAGAGTATTTATACAATCAATTAAATGAAATTGAAATGCAAACTAAATATATGAATGATACAGTAAATCAATTTATGGACTATTTTAGTCCACAAAAAATAAAAGAAGAATTTAATTTAATTGATTGCGTTAATGAATCTATTAACCTTTTAAGTATAAAATTTAGTAAAAATTTGATAAATTATAAAATTGATTGCGCTGATGAAAATATTAAGACAGTTGGATATAAAAAAGAGTATATTCAATGTATAATTATTTTAATAAATAATGCAATTGATGCAATTTTAAATCAAGAAGTTAGTAATAAATATATTTATTTTAAGATTGATATATATGAAGATAGACCAAGGCTTAGTATTATTGATAATGCAGGTGGTATTAAAGTAGAACCAATAGACAAAATTTTTGAGCCTAATGTCTCAACAAAAGCATCAAATACAAACTCTGGAGTAGGGTTGTTTATTGCAAAAAAGATTATTGAAGATAATATGAATAAAAAACTAACATGTGAGAATTATGGGGACGGAGCAAAATTTTGTATAATAGGATAA
- a CDS encoding response regulator transcription factor produces MKLLFVEDDELLRKSYSIYLEDLFDEIIEAENGKEGLSKYYEHKPDIIMLDISMPHINGMDVVKEIRKENKDVTIIILSAHSDKAYLFDAIELNIFKYLVKPLPRSLFKETILKAIENKADDNNLNFVKLVDNYVWDSFKKVLKKDNQEVDLTKNEYKIMCKFCKEDVHYFTLMDLFNCIYTSNEEYSENKIMMILKRFRKKTSTKIIKNIYGMGYKFNIIK; encoded by the coding sequence ATGAAGTTATTATTTGTAGAAGATGATGAATTACTAAGGAAGAGTTATAGTATATATTTAGAAGATCTTTTTGATGAAATAATAGAAGCTGAAAATGGCAAAGAAGGTTTATCTAAATATTATGAGCATAAACCTGACATAATTATGTTAGATATAAGTATGCCTCATATAAATGGTATGGATGTAGTAAAAGAGATTAGAAAAGAGAATAAAGATGTAACAATTATCATTCTTTCAGCTCATAGTGATAAAGCTTATTTATTTGATGCAATTGAATTAAATATATTTAAATATTTAGTAAAACCATTACCAAGAAGTCTTTTTAAAGAGACTATCTTAAAAGCAATTGAAAATAAAGCTGATGATAATAATTTAAATTTTGTAAAACTCGTTGATAATTATGTTTGGGATAGTTTTAAAAAGGTGCTAAAAAAGGATAATCAAGAAGTTGATTTAACTAAAAATGAGTATAAAATCATGTGTAAATTTTGTAAAGAAGATGTACATTATTTTACATTAATGGATCTTTTTAATTGTATTTATACATCAAATGAAGAGTATAGTGAAAATAAAATTATGATGATTTTAAAAAGATTTAGAAAAAAAACATCAACAAAAATTATAAAAAATATTTATGGAATGGGATATAAATTTAATATAATAAAATAG
- a CDS encoding efflux RND transporter permease subunit: protein MFEKFLRFFVENSRMNYTLFFLIFIIGIYSYTKTAKEIFPNFELDMISINGSYNGASVDILDKMAVTEIEDKLKNLDGLKEINTVISPGKFTIILELKKGENRYNISDKVKDIITLTKTDLPSDMDEPSVKVVERYKKLIDITLTSKKYTLDDLKPFADDLKSAILGINGVSNVTIYGDSDKYFEVLLDDRKIEALDLNKSDVFNVISNLSYIFPIGKIEGNKKHFYLSTYNGAKNGKDFENILVKIDGKTIYLKDIAKIRKRYEDSSTLYSFNGENALSLAVEQTETSDALKISRDMKMLLEKLNKKNKDIKISIGDDNSERIQDRLNIVISNILLGILLITLLVALLINLRMSFIIAIGIPTSFVIAIIYMYVFGYTINMISLVGVLIAIGIVVDDAIVVSENIQQHIEEGYSTKEAAIMGAKEMVKPVTIASITTLFSFLPILMISGTMGEVMKLIPIALSALLVASLIESFIFLPIHAAHTLKSGAKVTSWRIPNKIYNEIIHFFMRWKKTFLILFVILVPLATILEIKESRFQMFPKFDATDIKISFKANENTKLEDAFAIVQKIEADLIKKKDDFFIRSIDSVAGYRKDAGSNTENFPYVMYMTVELQKLKQMNFLDKYITPYLTFYYDKEGRTRTEKSKKIAQKLKKYLEKQNYKEKYNLNELIVLEKKVGPVKSDIKIGLISNDNQKIIKNVEKLTNEIKNMNGVVSTSNSLKFGIDEIKLKVNEYGEKLGLTEHFLGSYLSNLYLEKKKAVSFDEKEMLDIKIQSINKDSYENFRNIEVPLSNGTYVRLYEVADFNMIRSFEQLTKDRAVKNFYIYANVNPDIITATEVLDRLAPTLNEIRQQDVKLTFKGEAEKKKSLKHDMLFATALALLLIMISMLYLFNSFRDTFILMSIIPFSILGVLIGHKIMGLNLSMPSMIGALGLAGVVINDGIIMMTYLKKAKTLKEIFYRAEKRFRPIILTSITTLIGMSSLIFFPTGQAVIFQPIAIALGFGLAWGTILNLVYLPVLYTISHKIE, encoded by the coding sequence ATGTTTGAAAAGTTTTTGAGATTTTTTGTAGAAAATTCACGTATGAATTATACGCTTTTTTTTCTAATATTTATAATAGGAATATATTCATATACAAAAACTGCAAAAGAGATTTTCCCTAACTTTGAATTAGATATGATTTCAATCAATGGTTCTTACAATGGTGCTAGTGTTGATATTTTAGATAAAATGGCTGTAACAGAAATTGAAGATAAACTAAAAAATCTTGATGGATTAAAAGAGATAAATACAGTAATTAGTCCAGGTAAATTCACTATCATATTAGAGTTAAAAAAAGGTGAAAATAGATATAACATTTCAGATAAAGTAAAAGATATTATTACTCTTACAAAAACAGATCTGCCAAGTGATATGGATGAACCTAGTGTAAAAGTTGTTGAAAGATATAAAAAATTAATTGATATAACATTAACATCTAAGAAATATACTTTAGATGATTTAAAGCCCTTTGCAGATGATCTAAAAAGTGCGATTTTAGGAATTAATGGTGTAAGTAATGTAACTATTTATGGAGATTCTGATAAATATTTTGAGGTTTTACTTGATGATAGAAAAATAGAGGCATTAGATTTAAATAAAAGCGATGTATTTAATGTAATTTCAAACCTTTCTTATATTTTTCCTATTGGAAAAATTGAAGGCAACAAAAAACATTTTTATTTATCTACATATAATGGTGCAAAAAATGGTAAAGATTTTGAAAATATTTTAGTAAAAATCGATGGTAAAACAATATATTTAAAAGATATAGCAAAAATAAGAAAAAGGTATGAAGATTCATCAACTCTTTATTCTTTTAATGGAGAGAATGCTTTATCTTTGGCAGTTGAACAAACAGAAACATCTGATGCATTAAAAATTTCAAGAGATATGAAAATGCTACTTGAAAAATTAAATAAAAAAAATAAAGATATAAAAATATCAATTGGTGATGATAATAGTGAAAGAATTCAAGATAGACTAAATATAGTAATATCAAATATCCTACTTGGTATTTTATTAATAACTTTACTTGTTGCTCTTTTAATCAATTTACGAATGTCTTTTATTATTGCTATTGGAATTCCTACTTCTTTTGTAATTGCAATAATTTATATGTATGTTTTCGGATATACAATAAATATGATTTCATTGGTTGGTGTTTTAATAGCAATTGGTATAGTTGTTGATGATGCAATTGTTGTAAGTGAAAATATTCAACAACATATTGAAGAAGGATATTCTACTAAAGAAGCAGCAATTATGGGTGCAAAAGAGATGGTAAAACCAGTAACAATTGCTTCAATTACAACACTATTTTCATTTTTACCTATTTTAATGATTAGTGGTACTATGGGCGAAGTTATGAAACTAATCCCTATTGCATTAAGTGCACTTTTGGTTGCATCATTAATTGAATCATTTATATTTCTTCCCATACATGCAGCTCACACTTTAAAAAGTGGTGCAAAAGTTACATCTTGGAGAATACCAAATAAAATATACAATGAAATAATTCACTTTTTTATGAGATGGAAAAAAACTTTTTTGATTCTTTTTGTAATATTAGTTCCACTTGCTACTATTTTAGAAATAAAAGAATCAAGATTTCAAATGTTTCCAAAGTTTGATGCAACAGATATTAAAATATCTTTCAAGGCGAATGAAAATACAAAACTTGAAGATGCATTTGCAATAGTTCAAAAAATTGAAGCTGACTTAATTAAGAAAAAAGATGATTTTTTTATAAGAAGTATTGATTCAGTTGCAGGATATAGAAAAGATGCAGGAAGCAATACAGAAAATTTTCCATATGTAATGTATATGACTGTTGAACTTCAAAAACTAAAACAAATGAATTTTTTAGATAAATATATCACACCTTATTTAACATTCTATTATGATAAAGAAGGCAGAACAAGAACTGAAAAATCAAAAAAAATCGCACAAAAACTAAAAAAATATTTAGAAAAACAAAACTATAAAGAAAAATATAATTTAAATGAATTAATAGTATTAGAAAAAAAAGTTGGTCCAGTAAAATCAGATATTAAGATAGGTCTAATATCAAATGACAATCAAAAAATTATAAAAAATGTAGAAAAACTTACAAATGAAATTAAAAATATGAATGGTGTAGTATCTACATCAAATTCTTTAAAATTTGGAATTGATGAGATAAAATTAAAAGTAAATGAATATGGTGAGAAATTAGGTTTAACTGAACACTTTTTGGGTTCTTACTTATCAAATTTGTATTTAGAAAAAAAGAAAGCAGTTTCTTTTGATGAAAAAGAGATGCTTGATATAAAAATCCAAAGTATTAATAAAGACAGTTATGAAAACTTTAGAAATATTGAAGTCCCATTATCAAATGGCACTTACGTAAGATTATATGAAGTTGCAGATTTTAATATGATAAGATCATTTGAACAACTCACTAAAGATAGAGCAGTAAAAAACTTCTATATTTATGCAAATGTAAATCCAGATATAATCACTGCAACAGAAGTTCTAGACAGATTAGCTCCAACTCTTAATGAAATAAGACAACAAGATGTAAAACTAACTTTCAAAGGTGAAGCAGAAAAGAAAAAAAGTTTAAAACATGATATGTTATTTGCTACAGCATTAGCACTTCTTCTAATAATGATCTCTATGCTTTATTTATTTAACTCTTTTAGAGACACATTTATACTTATGAGTATTATTCCTTTTTCTATTTTAGGAGTATTAATAGGTCACAAGATTATGGGATTAAATTTATCAATGCCTTCAATGATTGGAGCCTTAGGTCTTGCTGGAGTTGTTATAAATGATGGAATAATCATGATGACATATTTAAAAAAAGCAAAAACTTTAAAAGAAATATTTTATAGAGCAGAAAAAAGATTTAGACCAATAATTCTTACTAGTATAACAACTTTAATAGGAATGAGTTCACTAATATTTTTTCCAACAGGCCAAGCTGTAATTTTTCAACCAATTGCAATAGCACTTGGTTTTGGTTTAGCTTGGGGAACAATACTTAATCTTGTATATTTACCTGTTTTATATACAATATCACATAAAATAGAATAG
- a CDS encoding sensor histidine kinase produces the protein MIKKIFIFIFIFIHILFANTLIIDDKTEFSNLTFTNYQSTFIDKTATLTIDDIAKINTLKKIKRTNFKASKNNIWTKVNIKNLSSSNKSLFFENNRPLLDIIDVYIFKNNTPYRKIELGDNRSIKDRDLKIRKSTYKLLLERNTTYTIYTMYKSYTSISTYWKIYDQYNFINSVTIETIAWGIFTGIIIALILYNFAVYLTIKENYFLVYICLSFFLVLYQFKISGFYYQFFNYLNILWIDNLNWTLGFTAQIFTLLFPLTFFKPSKNSFIYKILLFLIILNLICGLFFLSVLKYDEFKLYTKYTDLITLVTIPTLFIVSLWAIYKKLSGSLYYFLGQFSFLFLIFYGVFVNIGYLEPISHMWVIIPLGIILDVIFISLALFTKVKLIENENKQNEQLIISQARFTTMGQNIADLVHQWKTPISQLGSEVLLLKAMHSLDKKNFEETFLETFPKIEDSIKFLNNTMDDIYNFYSNPTQKEKFLIKDEIESVLRLLNTKIEQNNITIIKQLESFTYEGYKTSLTNSIMVIIENAIDEHSKNLNNNNKIFITLKESNNEIYLTIEDNAGGIKIDNFENLYKIDYSLKGKNGSGIGLALTKRLVENRLNGTISISNTKDGAVFTIVFPKKANKDNR, from the coding sequence ATGATAAAAAAAATATTTATATTTATATTCATATTTATACATATATTATTTGCAAATACCTTAATAATAGATGATAAAACAGAGTTTTCTAACTTAACATTTACGAACTATCAATCAACTTTTATAGATAAAACAGCAACTTTAACAATTGATGATATAGCAAAAATAAACACATTAAAAAAAATAAAAAGAACAAATTTTAAAGCTTCAAAAAATAATATTTGGACAAAAGTTAATATAAAAAATTTATCTTCATCAAATAAAAGTCTATTTTTTGAAAACAACAGACCATTATTAGATATAATAGATGTATATATTTTTAAGAATAATACTCCATATAGAAAAATAGAACTAGGAGATAATAGATCAATAAAAGATAGAGACTTAAAAATAAGAAAAAGTACATATAAATTACTTTTAGAAAGAAATACTACATATACAATTTATACAATGTATAAAAGTTATACAAGTATCTCTACATATTGGAAAATTTATGATCAATATAACTTTATAAACTCTGTAACAATTGAAACAATTGCATGGGGAATTTTCACAGGTATTATAATTGCTCTAATTTTATATAATTTTGCAGTATATTTAACAATAAAAGAAAACTACTTTTTAGTTTATATATGCTTATCTTTTTTTCTTGTATTATATCAATTTAAAATAAGTGGTTTTTACTATCAGTTTTTTAATTATCTAAATATTTTATGGATAGATAACTTAAACTGGACATTAGGCTTTACAGCACAAATCTTCACTTTATTATTTCCTCTTACTTTTTTTAAACCATCTAAAAATAGTTTTATTTATAAAATTTTACTATTTCTAATAATTTTAAATTTAATATGTGGATTATTTTTTCTATCTGTACTAAAATATGATGAATTTAAATTATATACAAAATATACTGATTTAATTACTCTTGTTACAATTCCTACACTATTTATTGTATCTTTATGGGCAATATATAAAAAATTATCTGGTTCTTTATACTATTTTTTAGGGCAGTTTTCATTTTTATTTTTAATTTTTTATGGAGTATTTGTAAATATAGGATATTTAGAACCAATTTCACATATGTGGGTGATCATTCCTTTAGGTATTATTCTTGATGTAATTTTTATATCTCTTGCACTATTTACAAAAGTAAAATTGATAGAAAATGAAAATAAACAAAATGAACAACTAATAATATCTCAAGCAAGATTTACAACAATGGGACAAAATATTGCAGATTTAGTTCACCAATGGAAAACACCTATTTCACAACTTGGCTCAGAAGTTTTATTATTAAAAGCAATGCACTCATTAGATAAAAAAAATTTTGAAGAAACATTTCTTGAAACATTTCCAAAAATTGAAGATAGTATAAAATTTTTAAACAATACAATGGATGATATTTATAACTTCTATTCAAATCCAACTCAAAAAGAAAAGTTTCTTATAAAAGATGAGATAGAATCTGTTTTAAGACTTTTAAATACTAAGATTGAACAAAATAATATTACTATAATAAAACAGTTAGAATCTTTTACATATGAAGGATATAAAACAAGCTTAACAAATTCAATAATGGTAATAATTGAAAATGCAATAGATGAACATTCTAAGAATTTAAATAATAATAATAAAATTTTTATTACTTTAAAAGAGTCTAATAATGAAATTTATTTAACAATAGAAGATAATGCAGGTGGAATTAAAATAGATAATTTTGAAAATTTATATAAAATTGACTACTCATTAAAAGGTAAAAATGGTAGTGGCATAGGATTAGCATTAACTAAAAGATTAGTTGAAAATAGATTAAATGGTACAATTTCAATATCAAATACAAAAGATGGTGCTGTATTTACAATAGTTTTTCCAAAAAAAGCTAACAAAGATAATAGATAA
- a CDS encoding response regulator transcription factor: MSKHFCNLSILYVEDDDKIRENTNRILNLLYDDVYTCKNGKEALDIFYKFKPNIILTDYKMPIMDGYELTKKIRQICEKTPIVIMSNYTDKDKLLKCIPLNLTKYLEKPVKYEELLETLNLCKINSEKNNLIKFVIDSKLNYNFKTKKLLIEENEVILSKIEITILEHFINKKNQLISKDEIASLIKSEDYINDNTLKNIIYRLRKKVGKDLIINYRNFGYKLEVRT; encoded by the coding sequence TTGAGTAAACATTTTTGCAATTTATCAATATTATATGTGGAAGATGATGATAAAATAAGGGAAAATACAAATAGAATATTAAATTTATTATATGATGATGTATATACATGCAAAAATGGAAAAGAGGCATTAGATATTTTTTATAAATTTAAACCTAATATAATTTTAACTGATTATAAAATGCCTATAATGGATGGATATGAACTAACAAAAAAGATCAGGCAAATATGTGAAAAAACTCCAATTGTAATTATGAGTAACTATACAGATAAAGATAAACTTTTAAAATGTATTCCTCTTAATCTTACTAAATATTTAGAAAAACCTGTAAAATATGAAGAATTACTAGAAACATTAAACCTTTGTAAGATAAACTCAGAAAAAAATAATTTAATCAAATTTGTAATTGATAGTAAATTAAATTATAACTTTAAAACAAAGAAATTATTAATAGAAGAGAATGAAGTAATTTTAAGTAAAATAGAGATTACAATATTAGAACATTTTATAAATAAAAAAAATCAATTAATTTCAAAAGATGAAATTGCATCATTAATAAAAAGCGAAGATTATATAAATGATAATACATTAAAAAATATTATTTATAGACTAAGAAAAAAAGTAGGAAAAGATTTGATTATAAACTATAGAAATTTTGGCTACAAACTTGAAGTAAGAACATGA
- a CDS encoding two-partner secretion domain-containing protein yields the protein MKRLIDYKSRFKILKGGKISLVVSNLLTASTLLNAAPSGGVVTSGSANISTSGNTTNITQNTNKVTINWNKFNIASNETVNFKQPNASSIALNRVVGNEKSIINGALNANGQVWLLNSNGILFGKSAKINTAGFLGTTKELSDSDFNAGNYNFKGDSQESVINLGEIQSADNSYVALLAKNVENGGTIKVVKGKVHLVGADDVSINLNGNSLVNLKVNKGVLDSLVKNSGAVYAKGGEIYLTTNAVDELLKGVVNI from the coding sequence ATGAAAAGATTGATTGATTATAAATCAAGATTTAAAATCTTAAAAGGTGGAAAAATAAGTTTAGTTGTAAGTAATTTACTTACTGCTTCAACACTTTTAAATGCTGCTCCATCAGGTGGAGTTGTTACTAGTGGTAGTGCAAATATCTCTACAAGTGGTAATACTACAAATATTACACAAAATACAAATAAAGTTACAATAAATTGGAATAAGTTTAATATAGCATCAAATGAGACTGTAAATTTTAAACAACCAAATGCTTCTTCTATTGCTTTAAATAGAGTTGTTGGAAATGAAAAATCTATAATCAATGGTGCTTTAAACGCAAATGGACAAGTTTGGCTTTTAAATTCAAATGGAATCTTATTTGGTAAAAGTGCAAAAATCAATACTGCTGGGTTTTTAGGAACTACAAAAGAGTTAAGTGATAGTGATTTTAATGCAGGTAATTATAACTTTAAAGGTGATTCACAAGAATCAGTTATAAATCTAGGTGAAATTCAATCTGCTGATAATTCATATGTTGCATTACTTGCAAAAAATGTAGAAAATGGTGGAACAATAAAAGTTGTAAAAGGTAAAGTTCATTTAGTTGGTGCAGATGATGTATCAATAAATCTAAATGGAAACTCACTTGTAAACTTAAAAGTAAACAAAGGTGTACTTGATAGTTTAGTTAAAAATAGTGGAGCAGTATATGCAAAAGGTGGAGAGATTTACTTAACTACAAATGCAGTAGATGAATTATTAAAAGGTGTAGTAAATATTTAG
- a CDS encoding ShlB/FhaC/HecB family hemolysin secretion/activation protein: protein MKKIIALSAITTSLLFAAAPNSSSIQNQLEKPKNLPKKSTPLVELKGAKKYKALMQNESTKKIFVKEFKITGAIHIKEEKLKALIKSYENKELTFAQIQEVASIITKEYRKEGYFVARAYIPVQTIQNDVIEIAIIEGNYGEFKLKNNSLVKDSIVKGMLDNIKEANIISTDTLERAMLIINDTPGVVVSKAEVTPGSKVGTSDFLIETTPSSRFDGYVVADNYGSRYTGKSRLLTQVNINSPFNIGDQISLSSLVSNHGNLKNYNLAYNFPLASNGLRGEFAYSHTKYNLVEEYEELDAHGQSNIFDFKIKYPLIKSRVENLDVQLKFSNKNFDDHVNGNQTANKNIKSLTASLFYSKDFVLFDRPSYITSGFNLTTGRLKNENSNLYDGRYNKVDFYVNNTISLADTYSLTTGVTAQKVLGGKNLDGSEDMSLGGAYAVKFYPDSEQSAENGYIFNIELFKQLQPINSYTHRVSFFYDIGNVYMEDASTDTTFDRRTLQDVGLGYYANYKDFFARVNLAYNMNHEVTAEPNYNSKILFQAGWVF from the coding sequence ATGAAAAAAATCATAGCATTATCAGCAATAACAACATCACTACTATTTGCAGCAGCTCCAAATAGTAGTAGCATTCAAAATCAATTGGAAAAACCAAAAAATTTACCAAAAAAATCAACTCCATTAGTTGAATTAAAAGGTGCAAAAAAATATAAAGCACTAATGCAAAATGAAAGTACAAAAAAAATCTTTGTAAAAGAGTTTAAAATTACAGGCGCAATTCATATAAAAGAAGAAAAATTAAAAGCTTTAATTAAAAGCTATGAAAACAAAGAGTTAACTTTTGCACAGATTCAAGAAGTAGCAAGTATTATTACTAAAGAGTATAGAAAAGAGGGATACTTTGTTGCAAGAGCTTATATTCCTGTACAAACTATACAAAATGATGTAATTGAAATTGCAATTATTGAAGGTAATTATGGAGAGTTTAAACTAAAAAATAACTCATTAGTTAAAGATAGTATTGTAAAAGGTATGCTTGATAATATCAAAGAAGCAAATATTATTAGTACAGATACTTTAGAAAGGGCTATGCTTATTATAAATGACACTCCTGGTGTAGTTGTAAGTAAAGCAGAAGTAACGCCAGGAAGTAAAGTAGGTACAAGTGATTTTCTTATTGAAACTACACCATCTTCTAGATTTGATGGATATGTAGTTGCAGACAATTATGGAAGTAGATATACAGGTAAAAGTAGATTATTAACTCAAGTTAATATAAATTCACCTTTTAATATAGGTGATCAAATAAGTTTAAGTTCTTTAGTCTCAAATCATGGTAATTTAAAAAATTATAATCTTGCATATAATTTTCCTTTAGCTTCAAATGGTTTAAGAGGTGAGTTTGCATATTCACATACAAAATATAATTTAGTTGAAGAGTATGAAGAGTTAGATGCACATGGACAATCTAATATTTTTGATTTTAAAATTAAATATCCCCTAATTAAATCAAGAGTTGAAAATCTAGATGTACAACTTAAATTTTCAAATAAAAACTTTGATGACCACGTAAATGGAAATCAAACAGCAAATAAAAATATAAAATCACTTACAGCTTCACTATTTTATTCTAAAGATTTTGTTTTATTTGATAGACCAAGTTATATTACAAGTGGATTTAATCTTACAACTGGTAGATTAAAAAATGAAAATTCAAATCTTTATGATGGAAGATATAATAAAGTTGATTTTTATGTAAATAATACTATTTCATTAGCTGACACATATAGTTTAACAACTGGTGTAACTGCACAAAAAGTTCTAGGTGGAAAAAATCTAGATGGAAGTGAAGATATGAGTTTAGGTGGAGCATATGCAGTTAAATTTTATCCAGATAGTGAACAAAGTGCAGAAAATGGGTATATTTTTAATATTGAGCTATTTAAACAGTTACAACCAATAAATTCTTATACACATAGAGTAAGTTTTTTTTATGATATTGGAAATGTTTATATGGAGGATGCTTCAACTGATACGACTTTTGATAGAAGAACTTTACAAGATGTAGGTCTTGGATATTATGCAAATTATAAAGACTTTTTTGCAAGAGTAAATTTAGCTTACAATATGAATCATGAAGTAACAGCTGAACCAAACTATAATAGTAAAATATTATTTCAAGCAGGATGGGTATTTTAA